A stretch of Phoenix dactylifera cultivar Barhee BC4 chromosome 16, palm_55x_up_171113_PBpolish2nd_filt_p, whole genome shotgun sequence DNA encodes these proteins:
- the LOC103708307 gene encoding LOW QUALITY PROTEIN: FT-interacting protein 7 (The sequence of the model RefSeq protein was modified relative to this genomic sequence to represent the inferred CDS: inserted 1 base in 1 codon), which produces MTEGGSRKVVVEVCNARNLMPKDGQGTASAFVIVDFDGQRRRTKTKLRDLNPQWDEKLEFLVHDPDALPAETLEINVYNDKKSGRRSTFLGKVKISGATLLAWRGTSEAEAQAFPLVYYPLEKRSVFSQIKGEIGVRICYVDEPPPPNAAATEACPAAAEQKPDDQQAAVQEKNAEGNDKPPVTVTDGKKPEEKNSEVNPSAPKEEEKKDSPPGNPKPEEATPAAGDASKPKEENQGPPLPPSPAKDPQLSSFSDLEIRPVTSERAGGSSYDLVNRVPYLFVRVLKAKRGGSADAGRPCYAKVVIGSQSVQTRTVMSADWDHVFAFHKESLNSTALEVSVWEEGGDDKVVADASLGLVSFDLEEIPKRSPQDSPLXPQWYALEGPPEGSLGNDVMLAVWIGTQADEAFQEAWQSDSGGLVVHTRSKAYLSPKLWYLRLTVIQTQDLRFPSPPPVVNPESKAARPPELYVKGQLGSQVFKTGRVALCTSSSSANPSWNEDLFFVAAEPFEPFLTIVVEDATAGKPVGQARVALSSVHRRLDDRAEPPSRWLNLAGGDGERPYAGRVHVRVCLEGGYHVLDEAAHVASDVRAASKQLSKPPVGQLEVGVRGAANLVPMKVAKDGASGSTDAYVVLKYGPKWARTRTILDNFNPRWNEQYAWDVFDPCTVLTVAVFDNARFNNNGDNHSHNNSKRDVRIGKVRIRLSTLDTNRVCLKTFPLTAIQPAGAKKMGELELAVRFSCSSWVSLIQVYGSPMLPRMHYVRPLGPAQQDVLRGTAMLIVSARLARSEPPLGPEVVQYVLDTEAHAWSMRRSKANWFRVVGCLSKAAGLARWVHSVRTWERPSITVLVHVLLAAVALWPHLILPTASLYLFLTLIWRYYRARPREPSGMDPRLSQVDTVGPDELEEELDAFPTGRAAEVVRARYDRLRVVAGRAQALLGDVAAQGERVEALLAWRDPRATAIFVVLCLLVSLVFYAVPFRVLALAMGFYYLRHPRFRDDMPSAAFNFFRRLPSLSDRII; this is translated from the exons ATGACGGAGGGCGGGAGCCGGAAGGTGGTGGTGGAGGTGTGCAATGCGAGGAATCTGATGCCCAAGGACGGGCAGGGAACGGCGAGCGCATTCGTGATCGTGGACTTCGACGGGCAGCGGCGGCGGACCAAGACCAAGCTCCGCGACCTCAACCCCCAGTGGGACGAGAAGCTCGAGTTCCTGGTCCACGACCCCGACGCCCTGCCCGCCGAGACCCTCGAGATCAACGTCTACAACGACAAGAAGAGCGGCCGCCGCAGCACCTTCCTCGGCAAGGTCAAGATCTCCGGGGCCACTCTGCTCGCCTGGAGGGGGACGTCCGAGGCCGAGGCCCAGGCCTTCCCGTTGGTTTACTATCCCTTGGAGAAGAGGAGTGTCTTCTCTCAGATCAAGGGAGAGATCGGCGTTCGGATCTGCTACGTCGACGAGCCACCGCCGCCGAATGCTGCTGCCACCGAAGCTTGTCCGGCTGCGGCCGAACAGAAGCCCGACGACCAGCAGGCTGCCGTTCAAGAGAAGAACGCCGAGGGAAATGATAAGCCACCGGTGACGGTGACGGACGGGAAGAAACCGGAGGAGAAGAATTCAGAGGTCAATCCATCTGCTCctaaagaagaggaaaagaaggacTCGCCACCGGGAAACCCGAAGCCGGAGGAGGCCACTCCAGCCGCCGGCGATGCTTCAAAACCGAAGGAAGAGAATCAAGGCCCGCCCCTGCCGCCGTCCCCGGCGAAGGATCCGCAGCTCTCCAGCTTTAGCGACCTCGAGATCCGGCCAGTCACCAGCGAGCGCGCCGGTGGGAGCTCGTACGATCTGGTGAACCGCGTTCCGTACCTCTTCGTCCGGGTCCTCAAAGCGAAGCGCGGGGGTTCCGCGGACGCCGGGCGGCCCTGTTACGCCAAGGTGGTCATTGGGAGCCAGAGCGTCCAAACGCGGACCGTTATGTCCGCGGACTGGGATCACGTGTTCGCCTTCCACAAGGAAAGCCTGAATTCCACTGCTTTGGAGGTGTCCGTTTGGGAGGAGGGCGGCGATGATAAGGTGGTGGCCGACGCGAGCCTCGGGTTGGTGTCGTTCGACCTCGAGGAGATCCCTAAGCGGTCCCCGCAGGACAGCCCCC GCCCCCAGTGGTACGCTTTGGAAGGACCGCCGGAGGGCTCGCTGGGGAACGATGTCATGCTCGCGGTCTGGATCGGGACCCAGGCCGACGAGGCGTTTCAGGAGGCGTGGCAGTCAGACTCCGGCGGCCTCGTCGTGCATACGAGGTCCAAGGCCTACCTGTCCCCAAAGCTGTGGTACCTTCGCCTGACGGTGATCCAGACCCAGGATCTGAGGTTCCCTTCTCCGCCGCCGGTGGTAAATCCCGAGTCGAAGGCGGCCCGGCCTCCGGAGCTCTACGTGAAGGGCCAGCTGGGCTCGCAGGTCTTCAAGACCGGGCGGGTGGCGCTCTGCACCTCCTCCAGCTCCGCCAATCCCAGCTGGAACGAGGACCTCTTCTTCGTGGCCGCCGAGCCTTTCGAACCTTTCCTCACGATCGTGGTGGAGGACGCGACCGCAGGCAAGCCCGTGGGCCAGGCGAGGGTGGCGCTCTCGAGCGTCCACCGGCGCCTGGACGACCGGGCGGAGCCGCCGTCGCGGTGGCTGAACCTGGCCGGCGGCGACGGGGAGCGGCCCTACGCGGGTCGGGTGCACGTGCGGGTCTGCCTCGAAGGCGGGTACCACGTGCTGGACGAGGCGGCGCACGTGGCGAGCGACGTCCGCGCGGCCTCGAAGCAGCTGTCGAAGCCCCCCGTCGGGCAGCTGGAAGTCGGGGTCCGGGGGGCGGCCAACCTGGTGCCGATGAAGGTGGCGAAGGACGGGGCCAGCGGGTCCACCGACGCGTACGTGGTGCTGAAGTACGGGCCGAAGTGGGCCCGCACCCGCACCATCCTCGACAACTTCAATCCCCGGTGGAACGAGCAGTACGCCTGGGACGTGTTCGACCCCTGCACCGTCCTCACCGTCGCCGTCTTCGACAACGCCCGGTTCAACAATAACGGCGATAACCATAGCCACAATAATAGCAAAAGGGATGTGCGGATCGGGAAGGTGCGGATCCGGCTGTCGACGCTGGACACGAACCGGGTGTGCTTGAAGACGTTTCCGCTGACAGCGATCCAGCCGGCGGGGGCGAAGAAGATGGGGGAGCTGGAGCTGGCGGTCCGGTTCAGCTGCTCTTCGTGGGTGAGCCTGATCCAGGTGTACGGGAGCCCGATGCTGCCCCGGATGCACTACGTGCGGCCGCTGGGGCCGGCCCAGCAGGACGTGCTGCGGGGGACGGCCATGCTGATCGTGTCGGCCCGGCTGGCCCGGTCGGAGCCGCCGCTGGGGCCGGAGGTGGTGCAGTACGTGCTGGATACGGAGGCGCACGCCTGGAGCATGCGTCGGAGCAAGGCCAATTGGTTCCGGGTGGTGGGGTGCCTCTCCAAGGCCGCCGGGCTGGCCCGCTGGGTGCACTCCGTCCGCACGTGGGAGCGCCCCTCCATCACCGTGCTTGTCCACGTGCTGCTGGCCGCCGTCGCGCTCTGGCCCCACCTCATCCTGCCCACCGCATCCTTGTATCTGTTTTTGACGCTGATCTGGAGGTACTATCGGGCGCGGCCGAGGGAGCCGAGCGGGATGGACCCGCGGCTGTCGCAGGTGGACACGGTGGGGCCCGACGAGCTGGAGGAGGAGCTGGACGCGTTCCCGACCGGGCGGGCGGCCGAGGTGGTGCGGGCGCGCTACGACCGGCTGAGGGTGGTGGCCGGGAGGGCGCAGGCGCTGCTGGGGGACGTGGCGGCGCAGGGAGAGCGGGTGGAGGCGCTGCTCGCCTGGCGGGACCCGCGGGCCACCGCCATCTTCGTGGTCCTCTGCCTTCTGGTCTCCCTGGTCTTCTACGCGGTGCCTTTCCGGGTGCTGGCTTTGGCGATGGGATTCTACTACCTGCGGCATCCCAGGTTCCGCGACGACATGCCGTCGGCGGCCTTCAACTTCTTCCGCCGCCTGCCCTCCCTCTCCGACCGGATCATCTAG